The DNA window GAGGGTTACAATCGCAATAGCACTTGTAAACCATCCCCGCATTCTTATCGCAGACGAGCCCACAACAGCACTCGATGTTACAATACAAGCGCAGATCATTGATCTTCTAAAAGAGGCTAAAAAACGTTATAATCTTACTTTAGTACTTATAACTCATGATCTTGGCATAACCTCTGAACTCGTTGACAGATTGATAGTAATGTATGGTGGTGTGATTGTAGAGCAAGGCGGAGCGGATTCCGTCCTTACGAAGCCAATGCATCCTTATACCCATGCGTTACTACAGGCAGTACCAGATATGAATGATGTTTCAAAAAAAAGGCTTGATGCAATACCCGGTATGGTAAGGGCACATTATGATGATTATACAGGATGCAGGTTTTATGAACGATGTGCCTATCGAACAAATGAATGCCTTGAAAGAGAGCCAGGCATTGATAAATATCCCGATGGCCACAATGTCCGTTGCATACACCCTATTATTATAGGTTAATGTAATGCATAA is part of the Deltaproteobacteria bacterium genome and encodes:
- a CDS encoding ABC transporter ATP-binding protein, which translates into the protein MANILEIRDLTVSYASNDAVHKALDHISFSIPDNESIGIVGESGSGKTTLGTSILKLLSSNAEYDAGEIIFNNKNLLTLNEKSLRKIRGKDISIVFQDPLASLDPLFTIGYQVAETIKAHDSGIKKQDIEHKIISQLKDVGLPEPEKLIHQYPHMLSGGMRQRVTIAIALVNHPRILIADEPTTALDVTIQAQIIDLLKEAKKRYNLTLVLITHDLGITSELVDRLIVMYGGVIVEQGGADSVLTKPMHPYTHALLQAVPDMNDVSKKRLDAIPGMVRAHYDDYTGCRFYERCAYRTNECLEREPGIDKYPDGHNVRCIHPIIIG